A window from Scyliorhinus canicula chromosome 19, sScyCan1.1, whole genome shotgun sequence encodes these proteins:
- the LOC119954059 gene encoding toll/interleukin-1 receptor domain-containing adapter protein: MARFFKRLVDFKRNKNPNPSPRSSPCCSPRTSDTTKSSCGDPRSSSPHSLPVTPLSSRRIDSSARWSKMYDVCVCHTEDDITYAQDLVSFLELQPHSLRCFVQLRDSAPGGAVCTELCQAVRESHCWVLVITPSFLKDPWCCYQMQQALSESPMANGRVIPVRKQLERKDYPQELRFVYGIDVRQNQENGFQKIKYAISCYLEELCRKEQEHRESAEGDPEHNVEEASKTLDLSGNC; the protein is encoded by the exons ATGGCTC GCTTCTTCAAACGGCTTGTAGACttcaagaggaacaagaacccgAACCCCAGTCCCAGATCGAGTCCTTGCTGCAGCCCCCGGACAAGTGATACGACTAAAAGCTCCTGTGGGGACCCAAGGTCCAGCAGCCCCCACTCACTGCCTGTCACGCCCTTGTCGTCACGGAGAATTGACAGCAGTGCCCGATGGAGTAAAATGTacgatgtgtgtgtctgtcacacCGAGGACGATATAACCTATGCGCAGGATCTGGTGTCTTTCCTGGAACTGCAGCCGCATAGTCTACGCTGCTTTGTGCAGCTCAGGGACTCGGCCCCTGGGGGCGCTGTCTGCACCGAGCTCTGTCAAGCAGTCAGGGAGAGCCATTGCTGGGTATTGGTTATTACACCAAGCTTTCTCAAAGACCCCTGGTGCTGCTACCAGATGCAGCAAGCACTGTCAGAGTCTCCCATGGCCAATGGACGAGTCATTCCAGTCCGCAAGCAGTTGGAACGGAAGGATTACCCGCAGGAGCTTCGCTTCGTGTATGGTATTGATGTCAGGCAGAATCAAGAGAATGGATTTCAAAAGATCAAGTACGCCATATCATGTT ATCTCGAGGAGCTCTGCAGGAAGGAGCAAGAGcacagggagagtgcagagggaGATCCTGAGCACAATGTGGAGGAGGCCAGCAAAACACTAGACTTGAGTGGGAATTGCTAA